The segment CCACGACAACAAGACGCAGATCGGCATCCTCTGCCCGCGCCGTTGCACGCCGAACCCCTTCGGTTTCGATAACATCGCCGCTTTCTCGAAGGCCAGCGGTATCCACCATGGTGACCGGGAAACCACCAAGGTCAAGATGGACCTCGATCATATCGCGGGTGGTTCCGGCAATCTCGGATACGATCGCCGCTTCGCGCCGTGCCAGCCGGTTCAGAAGGCTCGATTTCCCTGCATTGGGCGCGCCGAGAATGACGATCTGGAACCCTTCACGCAGCCGTTCACCGCGGCGATTATCAGCCAGATGCTTGGTCATTTCGCCATAAACAGATGCAAGATCACCGCGCACCACCGGTACAATACCACCGGGTAAATCCTCGTCAGGGAAATCGATATCGGCCTCAATATAGGCCAATGACTTCATCAAACGCGCGCGCCAGTCTTCGTAAAGCGCGCCCAACTCGCCCGCCATCTGCCGCACGGCCTGCCTACGCTGGGCGGCGGTTTCGGCGTCAATCAGATCAGCAATGCCTTCGGCCGCAGTCAAATCCATCTTGCCGTTTTCAAAGGCACGTCTGGTATATTCGCCCGGCTCGGCAATGCGCAGACCGGGCTGTACGGCCAGACATTCCAGAACACCATCAATTACCGCACGCCCACCATGGGTATGAAGCTCGACAACATCCTCCCCGGTAAAGCTAGCCGGTCCAGCGAAATAGATCGCCACCGCATCGTCAAGCCGTTCGTCCGTTTTCGGATCACAGATCGGCGCATAGATCGCATGGCGCGCCTTTGGCAGGTTATCGCGCCCCAGAAGCGCACAGAGCGTCGGCCCCGCCATTGGCCCGGATAACCGGATTACCGCCACCCCGGCCCGCCCCGCGCCGCTGGAAAGGGCAAAGATGGTATCTGTCTGGCCCCCTTGGATCGGGGTTCCAATGTGGGTCACGTTAATCGTCATCCGTCCTGCCTAATCCGTCCGCCATCCAAAGGAAAATGCTGTTGGCTGTCCATATCGGTCAGCATCCCGCACAGGTCAACATATAGCTGCAATTGCAAACAGTGCTTTAAGGCCACAAAAGAATATCAAAGCGGTATATCCGCCCCTTCCGGCCCCGGTTTCCGAAAAACACAAAACGGCCCCTGCTGGAGCCGTTTGGAGTCATCATTCTATTGAAGAGGTAGTGAGTAATTACGCCCATCTGCCAGAGTTATTGATCCGGGCTTAGCCGCAGCCGTTCAACCACCTTCCCACCGACGAGATGATCGTTGAGGATGGCATCGACATCCTCCATTGTCTCGTAACGATACCAGGTCCCTTCAGGATAGATCACCATCACCGGGCCCAATTCGCAGCGATCAAGGCACCCGGCGGTATTAATCCGGGTCATCGGCAAACCAAGTTCTTTGGCGCGGATTTTCATGTAATTGCGAAGCTTTGTCGCGCCTTTGGTATTGCAGCATCCGCGTTCGTGTCCCACGGGACGCTCGTTCTGGCACACGAAAACATGCGCCTGATAAAAATGTGCCTCGGTGGTCAAGCTGATCAGTCCTTGGTGTTCTTGCCAGTGCTGTTGCCGGCAGCGTTAAACTGGCTCCAGAAGGCTTTCTGGAGCTGTTCCCAGTTCTGCATGCCTTGCGGCAGCCACGTATTGAGCATGGTTTCGGGATCCATCGCCGCAAGATTGGCTTTCATACGGTCCTCGATATCTTTCATTAAGGCCTGCTGCATGGGTTGCACATCAGGCAGACCAAAAAAGGTGCGCAGTTCTTCCGGTGTGCAAT is part of the Thalassospira lucentensis genome and harbors:
- the mnmE gene encoding tRNA uridine-5-carboxymethylaminomethyl(34) synthesis GTPase MnmE, whose translation is MTINVTHIGTPIQGGQTDTIFALSSGAGRAGVAVIRLSGPMAGPTLCALLGRDNLPKARHAIYAPICDPKTDERLDDAVAIYFAGPASFTGEDVVELHTHGGRAVIDGVLECLAVQPGLRIAEPGEYTRRAFENGKMDLTAAEGIADLIDAETAAQRRQAVRQMAGELGALYEDWRARLMKSLAYIEADIDFPDEDLPGGIVPVVRGDLASVYGEMTKHLADNRRGERLREGFQIVILGAPNAGKSSLLNRLARREAAIVSEIAGTTRDMIEVHLDLGGFPVTMVDTAGLRESGDVIETEGVRRATARAEDADLRLVVVDRGDWPRIDAEAARLIDGNTILLVNKVDGADAGDVPTVWSGQSLGGDQLELPVLPISAMTGQGMESLLQLLETRVKEGLDFAGPVPLTRLRHRQALERASDHLDRGLQTDIAELAAEDIRLAVREIGKITGRVDVEDLLDIIFGDFCIGK
- a CDS encoding (2Fe-2S) ferredoxin domain-containing protein, translated to MTTEAHFYQAHVFVCQNERPVGHERGCCNTKGATKLRNYMKIRAKELGLPMTRINTAGCLDRCELGPVMVIYPEGTWYRYETMEDVDAILNDHLVGGKVVERLRLSPDQ
- a CDS encoding DUF6489 family protein codes for the protein MKVSVDIDCTPEELRTFFGLPDVQPMQQALMKDIEDRMKANLAAMDPETMLNTWLPQGMQNWEQLQKAFWSQFNAAGNSTGKNTKD